A part of Microbacterium atlanticum genomic DNA contains:
- the dusB gene encoding tRNA dihydrouridine synthase DusB, whose protein sequence is MERVTTAPAPARALRIGPIELDAPVVLAPMAGITNTAFRRLCREYGAGLYVSEMITTRALVERNATTMRLITHHESETPRSIQLYGVDPATTEAAVRLLVEEDRADHIDLNFGCPVPKVTRRGGGAALPWKLGLFRAIVTRAARAAGDVPLTVKMRKGIDADHLTYLDAGRIAEDAGVAAVALHARTASEFYSGQADWSAIAKLKETVTSVPVLGNGDIWSADDAARMMAETGCDGVVVGRGCLGRPWLFGDLARALGGAGAAPAEPVDATLGFVAAAFRRHAELLVEFFDDEDRGCRDIRKHVAWYFKGYPVGGELRASLATASSLSEIDELLASLDPDAPYPGAAAEGQRGRAGTPKRPALPEGWLSSRELSAEASSAIADAELDHSGG, encoded by the coding sequence ATGGAACGCGTGACCACTGCCCCCGCCCCTGCTCGCGCGCTGCGCATCGGGCCCATCGAACTCGACGCCCCCGTGGTGCTCGCGCCGATGGCGGGCATCACCAACACGGCGTTCCGGCGGCTGTGCCGCGAGTACGGCGCCGGGCTGTATGTGAGCGAGATGATCACGACCCGCGCGCTCGTCGAGCGGAACGCCACGACGATGCGCCTCATCACCCACCACGAGTCCGAGACGCCGCGGTCCATCCAGCTCTACGGCGTCGACCCCGCGACCACGGAGGCCGCGGTCCGCCTCCTCGTCGAGGAGGACCGGGCCGACCACATCGACCTGAACTTCGGATGCCCCGTCCCGAAGGTCACCCGCAGGGGCGGCGGAGCCGCACTGCCGTGGAAGCTGGGGCTGTTCCGCGCGATCGTGACCCGTGCCGCACGCGCGGCGGGGGACGTGCCGCTCACCGTGAAGATGCGCAAAGGCATCGACGCAGACCATCTCACGTACCTCGATGCCGGCCGTATCGCGGAGGACGCCGGTGTCGCCGCCGTCGCACTCCATGCCCGCACCGCGTCGGAGTTCTACTCCGGCCAGGCGGATTGGTCCGCGATCGCGAAGCTCAAGGAGACGGTCACCAGCGTCCCGGTGCTCGGCAACGGCGACATCTGGTCGGCCGACGACGCCGCGCGCATGATGGCCGAGACCGGCTGCGACGGCGTCGTAGTCGGTCGGGGATGCCTCGGGAGACCCTGGCTGTTCGGTGATCTCGCCCGCGCCCTGGGCGGAGCGGGAGCGGCGCCGGCCGAGCCGGTCGACGCGACACTCGGCTTCGTCGCGGCCGCGTTCCGTCGGCACGCGGAGCTGCTGGTGGAGTTCTTCGACGACGAGGACCGCGGCTGCCGCGACATCCGCAAGCACGTCGCGTGGTACTTCAAGGGCTACCCCGTCGGCGGCGAGCTCCGCGCGAGCCTTGCGACGGCCTCCAGCCTGTCCGAGATCGACGAGCTGCTCGCCTCCCTCGACCCCGACGCTCCCTACCCCGGGGCGGCAGCGGAGGGGCAGCGAGGTCGCGCGGGGACGCCCAAGCGTCCCGCTCTGCCCGAGGGCTGGCTCAGCTCGCGGGAGCTGAGCGCCGAGGCCTCCAGCGCCATCGCCGATGCGGAGCTCGACCACAGTGGCGGCTGA